A window of the Syntrophorhabdaceae bacterium genome harbors these coding sequences:
- the lexA gene encoding transcriptional repressor LexA — MPRTTHTRETILDFIKTFRQENGYAPSVREVADHCGIRSPSVVQYHLNHLEQAGLIRKSKDTSRSVDIVGEIREAALVPLLGVIAAGQPIWVPPAEKRSAEAQRMIAIPSEVARGKKELYALKVRGNSMVDAMIADGDVVVMEEAGDVKSGDVVACWLEKEQEVTLKKIYFEDERIRLQPCNPYMVPMYHDPENVQVQGRVVAVLRMDL; from the coding sequence ATGCCGCGGACCACGCATACGAGAGAAACCATCCTTGATTTTATAAAAACCTTCAGGCAAGAGAACGGCTACGCCCCCTCCGTGCGTGAAGTGGCCGACCACTGCGGCATTCGGAGCCCTTCGGTTGTTCAGTATCACTTAAACCACCTCGAACAGGCCGGGCTTATCAGAAAGAGCAAGGACACTTCCCGGAGCGTGGACATCGTAGGTGAGATCAGAGAAGCCGCGCTCGTCCCCCTTCTCGGGGTCATCGCAGCGGGCCAGCCCATCTGGGTCCCTCCGGCGGAGAAAAGAAGCGCAGAGGCACAGAGGATGATCGCCATCCCCAGTGAGGTAGCGCGGGGGAAAAAGGAGCTCTACGCGCTTAAGGTGCGGGGTAACTCCATGGTGGATGCCATGATAGCCGACGGCGATGTTGTGGTCATGGAAGAGGCAGGCGATGTGAAGAGCGGCGATGTGGTGGCCTGCTGGCTCGAAAAGGAACAGGAAGTGACGCTCAAGAAGATTTATTTTGAGGACGAAAGAATCCGGCTGCAGCCGTGTAACCCGTACATGGTCCCCATGTATCACGACCCGGAGAATGTCCAGGTCCAGGGCCGGGTTGTGGCGGTCCTCCGCATGGACCTTTAG
- a CDS encoding ATP-dependent helicase, which translates to MREQLNEKQYEAVTTVDGPMLVIAGAGSGKTRVIEFRVLHLVETGIEPASILLLTFTRRSAQEMISRAAGHDPRCQGVEGGTFHSFANKMLRKYSGFFGLPNTFTIYDEADAEEAIHRCAVKLGFYDRQKRRPRKDMLRAILSMSLNKEMPVEAVLKKYYEPFVEFADEIKELRKKYTEYKIASQCLDYDDLLLYFKLLLENEDIRSRIAAKYRYIMIDEFQDTNTMQGEIAYYLAAPHGNILVVGDDAQSIYAFRGASHENIMQFPERFPLSRIIKLEDNYRSNQAILDAANAVLDNMAHKYEKCLRAASKEVGEKPELIFFKDAFDEAAWVTGRIKQFYEQGMELSHQCVLFRSAYITIPLQAELAKRNIPFAVQGGLKFYETAHVKDLIAHLKLFVNPKDELAWSRVLLLVSGVGLKTAEKLLEEMAPCVSLEAICENVIGKFSGPQKSASGLSTLGRLLTTTARDPATLCEAVIRYYEPILREKFDLDWHLRKNDLDALAQISGRYTSVRDFLVDLAIEPPERGVKDFHDTVWERPLILSTIHSAKGLEWRNVFLIGALDGVLPSSYTTHDDEELEEERRLLYVAITRAREKLYILAHHEGRNNGIHTFNRLSRFVEAPNVRACLNEKRASAAGIFDETDDRVTQRYSAEGLLAKVLDSMK; encoded by the coding sequence ATGAGAGAACAACTCAATGAGAAGCAGTATGAGGCGGTGACCACCGTTGACGGCCCCATGCTCGTTATAGCCGGCGCTGGAAGCGGCAAGACACGGGTCATAGAGTTCCGCGTCCTGCACCTTGTCGAGACCGGCATTGAGCCGGCTTCGATTCTCCTGCTCACCTTCACGAGGCGGAGCGCCCAGGAGATGATATCGCGGGCCGCTGGTCATGATCCGCGATGCCAGGGGGTTGAGGGCGGCACATTCCATTCTTTTGCCAACAAGATGCTCCGGAAATATAGCGGTTTCTTCGGGCTTCCCAACACGTTTACAATCTACGACGAGGCCGACGCGGAAGAGGCCATTCACCGCTGCGCTGTGAAACTCGGATTCTACGACAGACAGAAGAGGCGCCCGAGAAAGGACATGTTGCGGGCGATTCTCAGTATGTCCCTCAACAAGGAGATGCCTGTAGAGGCGGTCCTTAAGAAATATTACGAGCCCTTCGTTGAGTTTGCCGATGAGATCAAAGAGCTCAGAAAAAAATACACGGAATATAAGATCGCGTCCCAATGCCTCGATTATGACGACCTCCTTTTGTATTTTAAACTCCTGCTCGAAAATGAGGATATCCGTTCCCGCATCGCCGCAAAATACCGCTACATCATGATAGACGAGTTTCAGGACACGAATACCATGCAGGGCGAAATCGCTTATTATCTGGCCGCGCCGCACGGCAACATCCTGGTTGTGGGCGATGACGCCCAGTCTATCTATGCGTTCAGAGGCGCATCCCACGAGAACATCATGCAGTTTCCCGAGAGGTTTCCTCTCTCAAGGATCATCAAGCTGGAAGATAACTACAGGAGCAACCAGGCCATTCTCGATGCGGCAAACGCGGTGCTCGACAATATGGCCCACAAGTACGAGAAATGCCTGCGAGCCGCAAGCAAGGAGGTTGGGGAGAAACCGGAACTTATCTTCTTTAAGGATGCCTTCGACGAGGCGGCGTGGGTCACCGGCCGGATAAAGCAGTTTTACGAACAGGGCATGGAGTTGTCGCATCAATGCGTTCTGTTCCGCTCGGCCTACATAACTATACCGCTGCAGGCGGAACTCGCGAAAAGGAACATACCCTTTGCGGTGCAGGGAGGGCTCAAATTCTACGAGACCGCTCACGTGAAAGACCTGATCGCGCACCTCAAACTATTTGTCAACCCCAAGGATGAGCTTGCCTGGAGCCGTGTGCTCTTACTCGTGAGCGGGGTGGGCTTAAAGACTGCGGAGAAGCTTCTCGAAGAGATGGCGCCGTGCGTTAGCCTTGAGGCGATCTGCGAGAACGTCATCGGTAAATTTTCCGGCCCGCAAAAATCGGCTTCCGGATTATCCACCCTAGGGCGCCTGCTCACGACCACCGCGAGAGATCCGGCTACACTCTGCGAGGCAGTGATCAGATACTATGAGCCGATCTTGAGAGAGAAGTTCGACCTTGACTGGCATTTAAGAAAGAACGACCTCGACGCGCTCGCGCAGATATCAGGGAGATACACGTCCGTCAGGGACTTTCTCGTTGACCTTGCCATAGAGCCGCCGGAGCGCGGGGTAAAAGATTTTCATGACACGGTCTGGGAGAGACCGCTTATCCTCTCCACCATTCATTCAGCAAAGGGTCTGGAGTGGCGCAACGTCTTCCTCATCGGGGCGCTCGACGGGGTGTTGCCTTCGAGCTACACGACCCACGACGACGAAGAACTCGAGGAAGAGCGCAGGCTCCTCTACGTTGCAATTACAAGAGCGCGCGAAAAACTCTACATCCTCGCCCACCATGAGGGGCGCAATAACGGCATCCATACCTTTAACAGGCTTTCCCGTTTTGTGGAAGCGCCAAACGTGAGGGCATGCCTTAATGAAAAGCGCGCATCCGCCGCCGGCATATTCGATGAAACGGATGACCGGGTAACACAGCGCTACAGTGCAGAAGGCTTGCTTGCGAAAGTGCTCGATTCGATGAAATAA
- a CDS encoding TRAP transporter substrate-binding protein, with amino-acid sequence MKRNKLFTLVFLAMFVAAVIASTASAADTIKLKFANYFPIVHKNTVLGQQFCDEIKKRTGGRVEISYYPGGTLLTAPKIAVGVSTGIADIGMSHCGYSRGRFPVMEIMELPIGSPSAYVSTHVANDFYNKFKPKEWNEYQPLMFSVSPPAVVQTLNKPVRTLEELKAMKIRGTGRIGDLVKALGANPIPVEMVDLYESLKRNVIDGNLGPMEQLKGFQTGEVIKYVTACWKIGSSYTFYVVMNKSKWNALPDDIKNIFQETSNEFREKWAVTWNELEIEGGQFLKSQGGQIIYISDAESERWVKASQPVIGDFTKDLTDKGYSKREVDSWFAFIKERIDYWKAQEKARKVPLVYDY; translated from the coding sequence ATGAAAAGAAACAAACTATTTACACTAGTGTTTCTGGCGATGTTTGTCGCCGCTGTCATTGCCTCGACGGCCTCTGCTGCTGATACGATCAAACTCAAGTTCGCCAACTATTTTCCTATTGTTCATAAGAACACAGTTCTCGGCCAGCAGTTCTGTGACGAGATAAAAAAGCGTACCGGAGGAAGAGTAGAAATATCCTACTACCCCGGCGGCACGCTCCTCACGGCCCCGAAGATCGCTGTGGGCGTGAGTACGGGGATTGCCGATATCGGAATGTCCCACTGCGGATATTCGCGCGGTCGTTTTCCGGTCATGGAGATTATGGAACTGCCTATCGGCTCGCCGAGCGCGTATGTGAGCACGCACGTTGCAAATGATTTCTACAACAAGTTCAAACCCAAAGAATGGAATGAGTACCAGCCTCTGATGTTCAGCGTATCGCCTCCTGCGGTGGTCCAGACCTTAAACAAACCCGTGAGGACCCTCGAAGAGCTCAAAGCCATGAAGATAAGGGGTACCGGACGAATCGGCGATCTCGTCAAGGCGCTCGGGGCCAATCCAATTCCCGTAGAGATGGTAGACCTTTATGAGTCGCTTAAACGAAACGTCATCGATGGCAACCTCGGTCCCATGGAGCAACTCAAGGGTTTTCAAACCGGCGAGGTCATCAAATATGTCACCGCGTGCTGGAAAATCGGCAGTTCATACACCTTCTATGTTGTCATGAATAAATCCAAGTGGAACGCCCTGCCCGACGACATCAAGAACATCTTCCAGGAAACATCCAATGAGTTCAGAGAAAAGTGGGCCGTTACCTGGAACGAGCTGGAGATAGAGGGCGGTCAGTTTCTGAAAAGCCAGGGGGGCCAGATCATTTACATCTCCGACGCAGAATCGGAAAGATGGGTCAAGGCATCACAGCCGGTGATCGGCGACTTCACAAAGGACCTCACGGATAAGGGCTATTCCAAACGGGAGGTCGATTCGTGGTTCGCTTTCATAAAAGAACGGATCGACTACTGGAAAGCCCAGGAGAAGGCGAGAAAGGTACCGCTCGTATACGATTACTGA